Genomic window (Mesorhizobium sp. M4B.F.Ca.ET.058.02.1.1):
GGGCCTTTGGCGGCCTGATCGACGTGCCGTCCGACTATCTCGCCTCGATCCCGGTACCGGTCTCGCGCGAAGCCGGGCTCGCCGGCAAATTCACCATAACCTATGCCGACGTGGCGACGCCGCCCACCGTCGAGGAGATGGTTTCGGTGCTCGGCCAGCGCTGGCGGAAGTTCCGCGACGGCTTCCGTATGCCTGTGGTGAAGACGGTGCCGCGGCGTCCACGCTTCGGCATCGTCGAATATGTCGCGTGGAAGCGGACCGAGCAGCGCTCAGCGACGCAGATCGAGGCTGCCTTCGCGGCGGCTGATCCGGTTAGTACCGCCTCGACCGCGATCGACCGTAACCGGCGCTGACCAGCCGGATCCAGCATCAGCGGCGGCAATTGCCTCAACGATGATTTCCCAGGCTGGCATACATGCCGGTGGTGCGAAACTGCGTCGGGGTAATGCCATAAGAGCGACGAAAAACCTTGGAAAAGTAGTTCGCGTCCTCGAAACCGCACATGACGGCGACTTCCTTGACCGGCAGGAAATCGGCTTTGGTCAGCAACTTCGCCGCGCGCTGCAGGCGCTGCTGCAAGACAAATTCAGCAGGTGGGATGCCTTCGCTCTCGGCGAAGCAGCGCGAGAAGTGCGCGCGGCTGAGGCCACTGATCCGAACGAGATCGGCCACCTGCAGTGGCTTGTCGAGATTGGCGTTGATGTGGTCGATCACCGGCTGCATGGCGCTCTGTTTTTCGGCGAAGGCGTGCGATCCGAAAACATCGTCGTAGAGCGCCATGGCGGCTTCGTAGGCGACGGCGGAAGCGGCGCCCGGGGAAGCTGCCCCCTTGATGAGGCGCAGGCTGCAATCGGCAAGATGATCAATCGTCATCGGCTGCAATCGAAATACGGGGCCTGAGACACTCAGAATCGATTTGTGGATGCGCAGCGCCTCCTCGCCATTCATCGAGATCCAGAAATATTCCCAGCGGTCGCCCGTAGCCAGCCAGTAGCGATGGTTGT
Coding sequences:
- a CDS encoding AraC family transcriptional regulator; translated protein: MRTISLPRGRQRLHAMPTSTGYEVREDETYDWDGRKRGQTPFTVLQHTISGAGQLRYENRNYRLQKNDTLLVLVPHNHRYWLATGDRWEYFWISMNGEEALRIHKSILSVSGPVFRLQPMTIDHLADCSLRLIKGAASPGAASAVAYEAAMALYDDVFGSHAFAEKQSAMQPVIDHINANLDKPLQVADLVRISGLSRAHFSRCFAESEGIPPAEFVLQQRLQRAAKLLTKADFLPVKEVAVMCGFEDANYFSKVFRRSYGITPTQFRTTGMYASLGNHR